The Kineothrix sp. IPX-CK genomic interval ATGCGGACGAGGCAATCAGCGAAGCGGTGAGCGATGCGGTGACCAATGCGGCGGGAGGATTTTTTCAAAGCATTAAGAATTCTGTGAAGGATTTCTTCAGCAGCATCTTCAAATAGTACTTTAGAACTAAAAATTTTTACAATTTGTATATAATTTCTTGTAAAATGCAATGAGATTCGTTATAATTACAAGTAATTAGACAGTTGAAAGGACAGAAACAATGACAGAGGGTGAATTCTCTTACGAGATTCGTATGGCTTATGAGGATGAGTGGGAAGAATCGGTGGCATTGGCATGGAAGACTTTTCTTCAATTTGAAGCGGAGGATTATGAACCTGAAGGAGTCAGAAGTTTTGAGAATTTCATAACTGACAACGCGTTGCGTCGTATGTTTATTATGGGTGCTTATCAGATGTTCGTCGCGCTTAAGGACAGCAAGATAGTCGGTATGATCACGGTAAGAAGCAATTCTCACATATCACTTTTGTTTGTGGATGAGAGGCACCATAGAAAAGGGGTAGGACGGGCACTGATGTATCGCCTGTGCGAATATCTCAAAACTGAATTAGGAATCGAAAGAGTTACGGTAAACTCCTCTCCTTTCGGAGTGGGGTTTTACCATAGATTGGGCTTTAAGGATTTGCAGTCGGAGCAGACAGCCGACGGTATTCGTTATACACCTATGGAATTGACTATATAAATAAAATAAGAGAAAAGGAAAGCTAATATGGGTAAGTTTTTTGATATGGACAGTCCGGTCATGCGTTTCTTGACCGTCATGGCGGATTTAATGATTTTGAACATTTTGACAATAATTTGTTGTATTCCGATTTTTACGATAGGAGCGTCTTTGACTGGACTGAACTATGTATTGCTCAAGATGGCGCGCAATGAGGAGGGTTATATCGTAAGGTCGTTTTTTAAGTCCTTCAAGCAGAACTTTAAGCAGGCAACTATCATATGGCTGATCATCTTAGTGTTTATCTTAGTTTTTGCCGGAGACATTTTGATTTTCAACTATGCGGCGATGGAATTTCCTAAGGCCCTTAAAATCTTTTTATTCGTGCTGGGATTGTTCATGATGATGGTTGTTGTTTACGTATTCCCGGTGCTTTCCAGATTTGACAATACGGTAATGAATACGATTAAGAATTCCTTATTCATGTCAATTTTAAGTTTTCCGAAGACGATTCTTATGCTGCTTCTATATGCGGTTCCAATTGTGCTGTTTTATGTTACTCCTATGGCGGTTCCTCTCATTTTTATGTTTGGAATCTCAGTGCCGGCTTATTTTTCCGCGAAGCTTTACAGCGGAACCTTTAAAAAATTTGAACCTGAAGAAGAACCTGTAAAGGATAGATTTGAAACTATTAGCGAAAACGATGAGGTAAATTGATTCTAGGGAGATGGCAATGAAAGACGGGCAAACAAGAGCGGCTGTTATACAATGGCTGATTCCAGCCATGGTACTAATAGTAGTTGTTATCGTAATGCTATTTAACTTTTCAGCTAAGAGCAGCCAATCGGCTGCGGAACAAGTAGAAAACAGTATGATGGACGTAGCCGAGAAGTACGCCGCGAAGATTAACTTTGAGCTTGCGTCTATGGTAAGCGCGGGCAAGCCCGTCGGTCACCTTATGGAGGAGTATATCGCCTCTAATAAGGTGCTTTCTGCCGATATGGCAGCCGTTCTCAGAAACAATTCCAAAGCATATGCGGTAGTCTACAGCGATGCGGCAGGCAATGGACTGGATCAGAACGCCTCTAAAATGAATCTCAAAAACCTAAGCTACTATGAGGAAATATTCGGAGAGACTGTAAGCTCGGATTTTTCTGCTGCGGATGATAAGGCTGCCGCAACAGAAGGTGAGGTGCGGTACCTTTATGTGAAGACAGACGAAATCGGCATGGATAAAAAAGCGATTGTTGCGGCAATTCCACTGGGAACGAAGACCGGCTCAGATAAGCT includes:
- a CDS encoding GNAT family N-acetyltransferase: MTEGEFSYEIRMAYEDEWEESVALAWKTFLQFEAEDYEPEGVRSFENFITDNALRRMFIMGAYQMFVALKDSKIVGMITVRSNSHISLLFVDERHHRKGVGRALMYRLCEYLKTELGIERVTVNSSPFGVGFYHRLGFKDLQSEQTADGIRYTPMELTI
- a CDS encoding YesL family protein, which translates into the protein MGKFFDMDSPVMRFLTVMADLMILNILTIICCIPIFTIGASLTGLNYVLLKMARNEEGYIVRSFFKSFKQNFKQATIIWLIILVFILVFAGDILIFNYAAMEFPKALKIFLFVLGLFMMMVVVYVFPVLSRFDNTVMNTIKNSLFMSILSFPKTILMLLLYAVPIVLFYVTPMAVPLIFMFGISVPAYFSAKLYSGTFKKFEPEEEPVKDRFETISENDEVN